The bacterium genome has a window encoding:
- a CDS encoding ATP-dependent helicase, translating into MAFKLSTAQQQVVDHRGGPLQVIACAGSGKTESISRRVAALIAEGAEPASIVAFTFTEKAASELKERIVRRVEEAKGTEFLGRLGPMFVGTIHSYCFRILQDHVPQYGNYDVLDEHRHAGLLSREHRHLGLSRLGQKHWAPIRDFIRNVDVIGNELISLEQLDGTPLGECYFDYRQMLDRYHFLTFGLIISCAVDALENPVIFERVHGPLRNLVVDEYQDINPAQERLIELLARDPVELSVVGDDDQSIYQWRGSDVRNIIQFTKRRPTATTVELESNRRSRPQIIAAANTFAQSISGRLDKAMDPVRSIGAHEIVPWSAETEEDEARVIAETILHLKELGYHYRDVGVLYRSVRTSAPPLIEALGTHGIPINCAGRTGLMLQPEVAIFGEIFAWFVDGDWRDERFGETRPADLDNIVTTLDRFFTKDQPIAGLKKFLEDWRTYRLRGTRSVSLVGDFYKLLYFLGAHGIDADTPDGSARLGVFGRFSNVLADFEHVNRRARFVEDENGRRTFRSGRDRGKPYYQALANYLLHYARDAYEDFEGEQALDLDAVDVLTVHQAKGLEWPIVFIPALVSRRFPSSLSGRAQDWLLPDNLFPPAKRSRYEGSDAEERRLFYVAMTRARDAVYLSTFERRKNRFKPSPFLLEVAGDDPPRLDPLPLPDPPKQTEDDYQPALSTSFSEVALFEECGYRYRLASVLGYQQELAVELGYGKAIHHVLRRVAETARESGAVPDSAALAQLVTVELYLPFADTAAFDRMQQAASRLVGNYVSDYSSDLQRVWAVERPFELHLPDGTVAGRADVILDEEDGSVDSLAIVDYKVAHDTIRDERYRQQLAVYTAAGRGEGLNVEAAYLHELRDGTRHQVATDTATTEAAVSAISTGLANIRRGHFPATPEADKCTACDFRRVCSHCHDDVDLNF; encoded by the coding sequence ATGGCTTTCAAGCTCTCCACTGCCCAGCAGCAAGTGGTCGACCACCGGGGCGGCCCGCTCCAGGTCATTGCATGCGCCGGCTCCGGCAAGACTGAGTCCATCTCCCGGCGCGTCGCCGCTCTGATCGCCGAGGGGGCTGAGCCGGCATCGATCGTCGCGTTCACCTTCACGGAGAAAGCCGCCTCCGAGCTCAAGGAACGGATCGTCAGGCGAGTCGAAGAGGCCAAGGGGACCGAATTCCTCGGCCGACTAGGCCCAATGTTTGTGGGCACCATCCACAGCTACTGTTTCCGAATTCTCCAGGACCATGTGCCCCAATACGGTAACTACGATGTCTTGGACGAGCATCGCCATGCAGGACTCCTGAGCCGGGAGCACCGACACCTCGGACTCTCGCGTCTCGGCCAGAAGCACTGGGCCCCAATCCGCGACTTCATCCGGAATGTGGACGTCATCGGGAACGAGCTCATCAGCCTGGAGCAACTCGATGGCACACCCCTTGGCGAGTGCTACTTCGATTACCGGCAGATGCTTGACCGGTACCACTTTCTGACCTTTGGGCTGATCATCTCGTGTGCGGTCGACGCTCTTGAGAACCCCGTCATCTTCGAGCGGGTGCACGGACCCCTGCGAAACCTCGTGGTCGATGAATACCAGGACATCAATCCGGCGCAGGAACGCCTGATCGAACTGCTCGCGCGGGATCCAGTCGAGCTATCCGTCGTCGGGGATGACGATCAGTCGATCTACCAGTGGAGGGGCTCCGACGTTCGCAACATCATCCAGTTCACGAAGCGGCGGCCAACTGCCACAACAGTAGAGCTAGAGAGCAACCGGAGATCCCGGCCTCAGATCATCGCGGCCGCGAACACCTTCGCTCAGAGCATCTCCGGGCGACTCGACAAAGCCATGGACCCGGTACGAAGCATCGGCGCTCACGAGATCGTCCCCTGGTCCGCCGAGACGGAAGAGGACGAGGCGCGAGTGATCGCCGAGACAATCCTCCATTTGAAGGAACTCGGCTATCACTATCGCGACGTAGGCGTCTTATACCGCTCCGTCCGCACCTCGGCGCCACCGCTGATCGAAGCTCTCGGCACTCACGGCATCCCGATCAACTGCGCAGGCCGCACGGGCCTAATGCTGCAACCGGAGGTCGCGATCTTCGGCGAGATCTTTGCTTGGTTCGTCGACGGCGACTGGCGGGACGAGCGCTTCGGCGAGACCCGACCAGCGGATCTCGACAACATCGTCACGACACTCGACCGATTCTTCACCAAAGACCAACCTATCGCAGGTCTCAAGAAGTTCCTCGAAGACTGGAGGACCTATCGCCTTCGGGGCACAAGATCGGTCAGCCTTGTAGGCGATTTCTACAAGCTCCTCTACTTCCTAGGGGCTCATGGAATCGATGCGGACACACCGGATGGCTCAGCCCGCCTTGGCGTCTTTGGGCGCTTCTCGAATGTTCTGGCCGACTTCGAGCACGTAAACCGGCGAGCGCGTTTCGTGGAGGACGAGAACGGCCGCCGGACTTTCCGCTCCGGCCGTGATCGAGGCAAGCCCTACTATCAAGCACTCGCGAACTACCTTCTGCACTACGCTCGCGATGCCTACGAAGACTTCGAGGGCGAACAGGCCCTCGACCTCGACGCCGTAGATGTACTGACCGTCCACCAGGCAAAGGGCCTCGAGTGGCCGATCGTCTTCATCCCCGCGCTTGTCAGCCGCCGATTCCCTTCATCTCTGAGCGGCCGCGCGCAAGACTGGCTTTTGCCCGACAACCTCTTCCCGCCAGCCAAGAGAAGCCGCTACGAGGGAAGCGACGCCGAAGAACGACGTCTCTTCTACGTGGCGATGACGCGAGCCCGTGATGCCGTCTATCTCTCAACGTTCGAGCGAAGGAAGAACCGTTTCAAGCCCTCTCCCTTCCTCCTCGAAGTCGCTGGAGACGATCCCCCGCGACTCGATCCGCTACCACTTCCAGATCCTCCTAAACAGACCGAAGACGACTATCAGCCGGCGCTCAGCACTTCCTTCTCGGAGGTCGCCCTCTTCGAGGAGTGCGGTTATCGCTACCGTCTCGCGTCAGTCCTGGGTTACCAGCAGGAGTTAGCCGTCGAGCTGGGTTATGGAAAGGCGATCCACCACGTTCTGCGGCGTGTGGCAGAAACGGCGAGAGAAAGCGGTGCCGTCCCTGACTCTGCAGCGCTGGCGCAACTGGTCACCGTCGAGCTCTACCTGCCGTTCGCGGATACGGCTGCGTTCGACCGAATGCAGCAGGCCGCCTCCCGACTAGTTGGCAACTACGTCTCAGACTATTCGAGTGACCTCCAGCGCGTCTGGGCTGTCGAGCGGCCTTTCGAGCTGCATCTGCCGGACGGAACCGTCGCTGGGCGTGCTGACGTAATTCTCGACGAAGAGGACGGGAGCGTCGACTCCCTGGCTATCGTGGACTACAAGGTCGCTCACGACACGATCCGGGACGAGCGGTATCGGCAGCAGCTCGCCGTCTACACCGCGGCCGGCCGCGGCGAGGGGCTCAACGTCGAGGCCGCATATCTGCACGAGCTCCGCGACGGAACGCGTCACCAGGTCGCTACCGACACCGCAACGACCGAAGCGGCCGTGTCGGCGATCAGCACTGGACTCGCGAACATTCGGAGAGGCCACTTTCCGGCGACTCCGGAAGCCGACAAATGCACCGCTTGTGATTTTCGTCGGGTCTGCTCCCATTGTCATGATGACGTCGATCTCAACTTCTAG
- a CDS encoding helix-turn-helix domain-containing protein, whose product MNQTELGELAEVTQNEVSAWETGKRLPDDATVVALEELFGSKAPEATALNPDKAAAAPKKEPQPTLEELRAKAPKKKPRKKGKTETTDYRHDGETRTNIPPAKIAAEGTVPKVEKAKYAYNPHLPPVLRFDPTGAADRLQDLIAEAGRRQLTEAEQSELREATSHYDPWLEWAGKREAQERGDFEVDPVALHIHERVAAQAIVRTAMREDIQRDLFADPEQPYQEAVQFYRHDVDWANRLILGDSLQVMSSLARREGLVGQVQMVYMDPPYGIKFGSNFQPVVGKRDVREKETDLTREPEMVRAFRDTWHLGVHSYLPYLRDRLVGARELLAESGSIFVQISDDHVHRVRAVMDEVFGSQSFCSLICVRKTAGASSPYAKTNVIASVSDYLLWYCKNPADIKYRQLYRRKPRPKRGSIGMYQWVQDSRSGERRRIGRNEAVSSDLQIFRIDNLTSSGYVSTCTFDADFEGQLTLLPRRLHWKTNRGGMRRLEGAGRVIRSGRSLAYVRYLDDFDVVPLNNSWEDTASGGFTGEKLYVVQTNSKVIERCILMTTDPGDLVVDPTCGAGTTAVAAEQWGRRWVTIDTSRVAVAIARQRLLCEKFTHHASRGGSRGPHEDPGTGFKYQVSAHITLGSITKNTNLDPILEKHQGVLEECATACNAALAGVSGGIRSKLADKLAHKQRSEGKNAVTEADQRRWLLPPQNRDRSEKTRGKTTTDFDAQAWYEWEIPFDTDPDWPEELREAVEAYRLGWLSKMNEVNECIAANGDQVELVDQPEPTKGVLRVSGPFTVEGVRPEELSIGEEGLFDGTPNTFDESAGKDVDPLPQSDPQNLTAYLTRMVQLLRSDGVTFPNNQHRKLARIEPLFESSDSGGELIHAEAIWDGEDDDTANHVGIGFGPQYGPVTALQVEELIRASRRYDELVIAGFSFDASASGVIQESSHPRLRIHQAYIRPDVNPAMDGFLKETPNSQLFTVFGQPEISTSQNGDGEWVCELVGVDIYDPLTSEVKSTGASKVAAWFLDQDYDGRCFCTTQAFFPDQKAWDKIAKALGSSADPEAFAAFEGTESLPFKAGKYNRLAVKVIDPRGNEVMAIHELGEGG is encoded by the coding sequence ATGAACCAGACGGAGCTCGGAGAGCTGGCGGAGGTTACCCAGAACGAGGTCTCAGCCTGGGAGACCGGCAAGCGGCTGCCGGACGATGCGACGGTTGTGGCGCTCGAGGAGCTGTTTGGCAGCAAGGCGCCGGAAGCGACTGCTCTGAATCCGGACAAGGCAGCCGCGGCGCCGAAGAAAGAGCCTCAGCCAACGCTCGAGGAGTTGCGCGCCAAGGCGCCGAAGAAGAAGCCAAGGAAGAAGGGCAAGACCGAGACTACCGACTACCGGCACGATGGTGAGACGCGCACGAACATCCCGCCGGCGAAGATTGCGGCGGAAGGGACGGTGCCAAAAGTCGAGAAGGCCAAGTACGCGTACAACCCGCACCTGCCGCCGGTACTCAGGTTCGATCCCACGGGGGCGGCGGATCGACTTCAGGATCTGATTGCTGAGGCGGGCCGCCGGCAGCTCACCGAGGCCGAGCAGAGCGAGCTGCGCGAGGCCACCTCCCACTACGACCCCTGGCTGGAATGGGCAGGCAAGCGTGAGGCGCAGGAGCGCGGCGATTTCGAGGTCGATCCAGTGGCACTCCACATCCACGAGAGAGTCGCCGCGCAGGCCATTGTGCGAACAGCGATGCGGGAAGACATCCAGCGCGACCTCTTTGCCGACCCAGAACAACCGTACCAAGAGGCAGTCCAGTTCTACCGGCACGACGTCGACTGGGCGAACCGACTGATACTCGGCGACTCCCTACAGGTGATGTCTTCGCTGGCTCGTCGCGAGGGGCTGGTTGGACAAGTGCAGATGGTCTATATGGATCCACCTTATGGGATCAAGTTCGGTAGCAATTTTCAGCCGGTTGTCGGCAAACGCGACGTTCGGGAGAAAGAGACAGACCTCACGCGCGAGCCCGAGATGGTCCGTGCCTTTCGCGACACCTGGCACCTCGGTGTGCACTCGTACCTTCCGTATCTGCGGGATCGCCTGGTTGGAGCTCGCGAGTTGCTGGCAGAATCAGGGAGCATCTTCGTACAGATCAGTGATGACCATGTTCACCGCGTTCGGGCAGTGATGGACGAAGTCTTCGGCTCGCAGTCTTTCTGTTCGCTGATTTGCGTTCGAAAGACCGCCGGAGCGAGCAGTCCGTACGCGAAGACCAACGTTATTGCCTCAGTTTCGGACTACTTGCTCTGGTACTGCAAGAACCCCGCTGACATCAAATACAGGCAGTTGTACCGTCGAAAACCTCGCCCAAAGCGGGGCAGCATCGGAATGTACCAATGGGTCCAGGACTCAAGATCTGGCGAAAGGCGAAGGATCGGAAGGAACGAGGCTGTGAGTTCCGATCTTCAGATTTTTCGGATAGACAACCTCACCTCATCAGGCTACGTGAGCACCTGCACCTTCGACGCTGACTTCGAAGGACAACTGACCCTCCTGCCCAGAAGGCTCCACTGGAAAACTAATAGGGGCGGAATGAGGCGCCTGGAGGGTGCTGGCCGAGTCATTCGATCAGGGAGATCTCTCGCTTATGTGAGATATCTAGACGACTTCGATGTCGTGCCGCTGAATAACTCCTGGGAGGACACAGCGTCTGGCGGCTTCACCGGCGAGAAGCTCTACGTCGTACAGACAAACTCGAAGGTCATTGAGCGCTGCATTTTGATGACTACGGATCCGGGTGATCTCGTCGTGGATCCCACCTGTGGTGCCGGGACGACGGCTGTTGCCGCAGAACAATGGGGCAGGCGCTGGGTCACTATCGACACTAGTAGGGTTGCAGTCGCAATCGCCAGGCAGCGACTGCTGTGCGAGAAGTTCACCCACCACGCAAGCAGGGGTGGGAGCCGAGGGCCACACGAAGACCCTGGCACTGGGTTCAAATACCAGGTGAGCGCACACATCACACTTGGCTCAATCACTAAGAACACGAACCTCGACCCGATTCTGGAGAAACATCAAGGCGTCTTGGAAGAGTGTGCTACGGCCTGCAACGCTGCGTTGGCTGGCGTGTCGGGCGGCATACGCTCAAAGCTCGCTGACAAGCTTGCACACAAACAGCGCTCCGAAGGAAAGAACGCCGTTACCGAGGCGGACCAGCGACGGTGGCTACTTCCGCCTCAAAACCGAGACCGCTCGGAAAAGACACGGGGGAAAACCACGACCGACTTCGATGCGCAGGCTTGGTACGAGTGGGAAATTCCATTTGACACTGATCCTGACTGGCCGGAAGAACTGCGCGAAGCTGTTGAGGCGTACCGTCTCGGGTGGCTCAGCAAAATGAATGAGGTTAATGAGTGCATTGCCGCAAACGGAGATCAAGTGGAACTAGTCGACCAGCCAGAGCCGACGAAGGGCGTTCTGCGGGTCTCCGGTCCATTCACGGTCGAAGGTGTACGGCCGGAGGAGCTTTCAATTGGCGAGGAGGGACTGTTCGATGGCACGCCAAACACATTCGATGAGAGCGCTGGCAAAGACGTGGACCCGTTGCCGCAGTCTGATCCCCAGAACCTCACGGCATACCTAACCAGGATGGTCCAGTTGCTCCGCTCGGACGGTGTGACCTTTCCCAACAACCAGCACCGGAAGCTTGCGCGGATCGAACCGCTGTTTGAGTCCTCGGACAGCGGTGGCGAGCTGATCCATGCCGAGGCTATCTGGGACGGCGAGGACGACGACACGGCGAACCACGTCGGTATCGGCTTCGGACCCCAGTACGGCCCGGTCACGGCTCTTCAGGTCGAAGAGCTCATTCGGGCCTCGCGCCGTTACGACGAGCTGGTTATTGCAGGATTCTCATTCGACGCGTCGGCATCGGGCGTGATCCAGGAGTCGAGTCATCCTAGGCTTCGCATTCACCAGGCGTACATTCGGCCCGATGTGAACCCGGCGATGGATGGATTCCTCAAGGAGACACCGAACAGCCAGCTCTTCACCGTTTTCGGTCAGCCGGAAATCAGCACCAGCCAGAACGGAGACGGCGAATGGGTCTGCGAGCTTGTTGGTGTCGATATCTACGACCCGTTGACGAGCGAGGTGAAGTCCACCGGCGCGTCCAAGGTCGCCGCCTGGTTCCTGGATCAGGACTACGACGGGCGGTGCTTCTGCACCACCCAGGCTTTCTTTCCCGATCAGAAGGCCTGGGACAAGATCGCCAAGGCGCTTGGCTCATCAGCCGATCCTGAGGCTTTCGCCGCCTTCGAAGGCACCGAGTCCCTCCCTTTCAAGGCCGGCAAGTACAACCGCCTCGCAGTGAAGGTTATCGACCCACGGGGCAATGAGGTGATGGCGATTCACGAACTCGGCGAGGGCGGCTGA
- a CDS encoding DUF559 domain-containing protein, producing MQNRRDIPWLQVIRFHKEVTRRAEEAFFALPAGKADSNRWSSLKAFEPADLAGPWPLNENALVSESMARSVRREDVEDLFLGGPCWFRWQRGRGKNWNVEWLPVLYRQVKVVVNAEWALAIVPDQGNWEISPLVYSLLERLNVVPDSPLEEWFPQRLERAEKQHQETGEGLTRVLADIIAQDLPELGELLHQDFPADKVSQIPTPWVLFTPPSSTSAFYRHLMSDFQKLEERFKEPKAQIGGLELLEDIGSAEALPEASVLPIVPLDEWQHRAVSGILQGKPVTVISGPPGTGKSQVVVSSLLNAWAQGTSVLFASNNNQAVDVVRERVEKFEGEFPIAIRAGSKRASNLEDALRRTLNVIAAAGGGATGTANEGQGRQGRLVSDKQELQKFLDSKLPQRLDEALRSALNAYSNYQQAVADLESAEEAARAGLRNLGYSGRAESFADDVLTPLENWVQRLGDARREIGQANERRESLAAEIRDAKSSRDRAAQSIGLDSSSVRSWEWLTSGPGPELLEAWLGRFRTLLSTPLERSLESYEWKSAYEAWSGSKEAKAWATGALDVSRRVAEACEELEPATRRVEEAREGMERQRAVVLALGVPESVAVEPDLLVLWTSHYSEYCTLPATRGAWVPWSRKSRLGRRLKACERKLRSSFPLSLWQRIGRLDDASRSGLGEVVEQTESWLETRAKWQDAQAEASEIEKSLAHLRAKARAADAAGAPDTGDLGEWRAFANVLSKRTELCGLAAAAWTKRETRDEVLDSLRSIANEYQATGSGIPLKEAWVEGQGLAFNQAVLALGADSGVSQVVAARQALYSEPFTSLIETWRVARELEGQARAAEASLAQVSSEEQLIRSWWERRPAAVVGEFGSHDRLPVESDEPLRHLETCGAWFGEWRQFVEKVRIEKQTLVADEREWARQKLAQAADEIPTGAGRKAIQDLVGDVLAGKEDEWPTEEITQAFVEFNPERLRARIEQIDQQLEALSFDLAKEKWVTKLADDPTIQEDLSTLLKHYKTQRQRITEDDYELFQRVLRAVPIWITTALSPQALPLVPGLFDLLIIDEATQCTLTNLLPLVYRAKRLVVIGDPEQLPAIPTLTSGAEQALARTYEVEEWLDLLGHAENNVYSTAVQCLPKRYSDVIALLDHYRSHPLIIGFANQHVYQKRLRLRKEPGHGVQVPGGPGVHGVNIQGACERGDRGRSWRNRNEAEKVVELVQQLRGNDQFAGFTIGVVSPFRPQVDLIETQLDGLGMSRGVATGTAHRFQGDERDVMIFSPVVAKGITDGAARWVESPRNLINVAVTRAREALFFVADYAACRRQPGILGELTRYAEDVTTLRETSPAELDLFSWMAVQGWSPEVHKVIGDIEVDFVLLNAGARLAVEVDGDQHDTTKAQDAARDAFLQARGYNVLRFPARAVRETPASVIREIATALEIDLEEGLNT from the coding sequence ATGCAGAACCGACGGGACATTCCCTGGCTTCAGGTCATCCGCTTCCACAAGGAAGTAACGCGAAGGGCCGAGGAGGCATTCTTCGCACTTCCGGCGGGCAAAGCTGATTCGAACCGGTGGTCATCACTCAAGGCATTCGAGCCAGCCGACCTCGCCGGTCCCTGGCCGCTGAATGAGAACGCTCTCGTTAGTGAATCGATGGCCAGGAGCGTTCGACGTGAGGATGTCGAGGACCTCTTTCTGGGTGGCCCTTGCTGGTTCCGGTGGCAGAGAGGGCGAGGGAAGAACTGGAACGTCGAATGGTTGCCGGTCCTCTATCGTCAGGTCAAAGTCGTCGTCAACGCTGAGTGGGCCCTCGCCATCGTCCCGGACCAAGGCAACTGGGAGATCTCCCCCCTCGTGTACTCCCTACTCGAGCGCCTGAATGTCGTGCCGGACAGCCCACTAGAGGAGTGGTTCCCCCAGCGCCTGGAACGAGCCGAGAAGCAGCATCAGGAGACCGGCGAAGGCCTGACTCGGGTGCTAGCGGATATCATTGCTCAGGATCTCCCTGAGCTCGGGGAACTTCTTCACCAGGACTTCCCGGCGGACAAGGTCTCGCAGATCCCGACCCCCTGGGTCCTGTTCACTCCTCCCAGCTCGACCTCCGCCTTCTACCGCCACCTCATGAGCGATTTCCAGAAGCTGGAAGAGCGCTTTAAAGAGCCCAAAGCCCAAATCGGCGGCCTGGAACTTCTCGAGGACATTGGATCTGCAGAGGCTCTTCCGGAAGCTTCAGTCTTGCCTATCGTCCCTCTCGACGAGTGGCAGCACCGAGCCGTGAGCGGCATTCTTCAGGGAAAGCCTGTCACTGTCATCAGCGGTCCTCCAGGTACTGGCAAGAGTCAGGTGGTCGTATCGAGCCTGCTCAACGCGTGGGCCCAAGGCACGAGCGTTCTCTTTGCCAGCAACAACAACCAGGCCGTCGATGTTGTCCGCGAGCGTGTCGAGAAGTTCGAAGGTGAATTCCCGATCGCCATCCGGGCAGGCTCGAAGAGGGCCTCCAACTTAGAGGACGCTCTTCGTCGAACCCTCAACGTCATCGCTGCTGCAGGAGGCGGAGCTACAGGCACCGCGAATGAAGGTCAGGGGAGACAGGGCCGGCTTGTCAGCGACAAGCAAGAACTCCAGAAGTTCCTCGACAGCAAACTCCCACAGCGACTCGACGAGGCCTTGCGCTCTGCTCTCAATGCCTACAGCAACTACCAGCAAGCCGTTGCGGACCTCGAGTCAGCCGAGGAGGCGGCTCGCGCGGGTCTCCGAAACCTAGGCTACTCCGGCCGGGCCGAATCTTTCGCAGACGACGTACTAACTCCGCTCGAGAACTGGGTCCAGCGCCTGGGCGACGCGCGACGCGAGATTGGGCAGGCCAACGAGCGAAGGGAAAGCCTCGCCGCAGAGATCCGCGATGCCAAGTCATCACGAGATCGAGCAGCGCAGAGCATTGGGCTGGATTCTTCATCGGTGAGGAGTTGGGAATGGCTGACGTCGGGGCCGGGCCCCGAACTGCTCGAGGCCTGGCTAGGGAGGTTTCGAACGCTATTGTCCACACCTCTCGAGCGGAGTCTTGAATCGTACGAGTGGAAGAGTGCCTACGAGGCCTGGTCGGGCTCGAAGGAGGCGAAGGCTTGGGCGACGGGAGCGCTCGACGTTTCGCGGCGAGTCGCGGAGGCCTGCGAGGAACTCGAGCCGGCGACTCGCCGTGTCGAAGAGGCGCGCGAGGGCATGGAGCGTCAGCGAGCTGTCGTCCTCGCTCTCGGAGTGCCGGAGAGCGTCGCAGTGGAGCCCGATCTCCTGGTCCTGTGGACGAGCCATTACTCCGAGTACTGCACTCTTCCGGCAACCCGAGGCGCGTGGGTTCCCTGGAGCCGCAAGAGCCGGCTCGGCCGCAGGCTGAAGGCGTGCGAGCGAAAACTCAGATCTTCATTCCCACTTTCGCTGTGGCAGAGGATCGGAAGACTGGATGACGCCAGCCGCTCCGGCCTGGGAGAGGTCGTCGAGCAAACGGAATCGTGGCTCGAAACCCGCGCAAAGTGGCAAGACGCCCAAGCCGAGGCGAGTGAGATCGAGAAGTCTCTGGCCCACCTGCGCGCGAAGGCGAGAGCCGCCGACGCCGCCGGTGCACCAGACACCGGAGACCTTGGCGAGTGGCGGGCCTTTGCCAATGTTCTCTCCAAACGGACCGAGCTCTGTGGGCTGGCTGCTGCTGCCTGGACGAAGCGAGAGACGCGGGACGAGGTGCTGGACAGCCTCAGGAGTATCGCGAACGAATACCAGGCCACAGGGTCGGGGATACCACTCAAGGAAGCCTGGGTCGAGGGACAGGGCCTAGCCTTCAATCAAGCGGTCCTCGCTCTTGGTGCAGACTCCGGAGTGAGCCAGGTGGTGGCTGCCCGGCAAGCGCTGTACTCAGAGCCATTCACGAGCCTGATCGAAACCTGGCGCGTTGCACGCGAACTCGAAGGACAGGCTCGCGCTGCCGAGGCTTCATTGGCCCAGGTTTCGAGTGAGGAGCAGCTTATCCGAAGCTGGTGGGAGAGACGCCCCGCCGCTGTCGTTGGCGAATTCGGGTCGCACGACCGCCTGCCGGTCGAAAGCGACGAGCCGCTTCGCCACCTCGAGACCTGTGGTGCGTGGTTTGGAGAATGGCGGCAGTTCGTCGAGAAAGTCCGGATCGAGAAGCAGACACTCGTCGCGGATGAGCGGGAGTGGGCGCGCCAGAAACTGGCTCAGGCGGCGGACGAGATCCCGACCGGCGCCGGCCGCAAGGCGATTCAGGATCTCGTTGGTGACGTCTTGGCCGGCAAGGAAGACGAGTGGCCAACCGAGGAAATCACTCAAGCCTTTGTCGAGTTCAACCCTGAGCGACTCCGCGCCCGAATCGAGCAAATCGATCAGCAACTCGAAGCGCTGTCGTTCGATCTCGCCAAGGAGAAGTGGGTCACCAAGTTGGCGGACGATCCCACAATCCAGGAGGACTTGAGCACTCTTCTCAAACACTACAAGACTCAGAGACAGCGCATCACGGAAGACGACTACGAGCTTTTTCAGAGGGTTCTGAGAGCCGTTCCCATCTGGATCACGACTGCTCTTTCGCCCCAAGCGCTCCCGCTCGTGCCAGGCCTCTTCGACCTGTTGATCATCGACGAAGCGACCCAGTGCACCCTTACCAACTTGCTGCCCCTCGTCTACCGGGCTAAACGCCTGGTCGTTATCGGCGACCCAGAGCAGCTGCCGGCGATTCCCACGCTGACCTCAGGCGCCGAACAGGCTTTGGCGAGAACCTACGAGGTCGAAGAGTGGCTGGACCTTCTCGGCCATGCTGAAAACAACGTCTACTCAACCGCAGTGCAATGCTTACCAAAGCGATATTCCGACGTCATCGCACTTCTCGACCACTACCGGAGCCACCCTCTCATCATCGGCTTCGCCAACCAGCATGTGTACCAAAAGCGACTGCGACTCCGGAAGGAGCCCGGTCACGGTGTCCAGGTGCCCGGCGGCCCGGGAGTCCATGGCGTAAACATCCAGGGGGCCTGCGAGCGCGGTGACCGCGGTCGAAGCTGGCGCAATCGGAACGAAGCCGAAAAGGTGGTCGAACTGGTGCAGCAACTTCGCGGCAACGACCAATTCGCGGGCTTCACGATCGGTGTCGTCAGTCCCTTTCGACCTCAGGTCGACTTGATTGAAACGCAGCTCGACGGGCTGGGCATGTCTCGGGGCGTCGCTACCGGGACGGCTCACCGCTTCCAAGGTGACGAGCGCGACGTCATGATCTTCAGCCCCGTTGTCGCCAAGGGCATCACGGATGGCGCTGCCCGTTGGGTCGAGAGCCCTCGTAACCTCATCAATGTCGCGGTGACCCGAGCCCGAGAGGCGCTCTTCTTCGTTGCTGACTACGCTGCGTGTCGGCGGCAGCCGGGAATCCTTGGCGAGTTGACTAGGTATGCCGAGGACGTCACGACGCTCCGCGAAACGAGTCCGGCGGAGCTTGATCTCTTCAGCTGGATGGCGGTCCAGGGCTGGTCGCCGGAAGTTCATAAGGTCATTGGGGACATAGAGGTAGATTTTGTTCTCCTGAATGCAGGAGCAAGGCTTGCTGTCGAGGTGGATGGCGACCAACACGACACCACGAAGGCCCAGGATGCAGCGCGAGACGCTTTTCTTCAGGCCAGGGGTTACAACGTCCTTCGCTTTCCGGCACGGGCAGTGCGCGAAACGCCAGCCTCGGTGATCCGCGAGATCGCCACGGCTCTCGAGATCGATTTGGAAGAGGGACTGAACACATGA
- a CDS encoding pirin encodes MARILVQATLPHSRPHKGPNPHEFERVNGRFTLYMNAPPSIGLPYGSYPRLALAWLSTEAVRTRNREIELGPTFSSFMYKLGLTPVTGKRGTTSRLRDQLHRLFSTTIRCSYSDGAEGHAAGVGYTIAHSHQLWWSPRDPEQQPLWNSVVILSTEFYDELVAHAVPIDLRALKALKGSPLALDIYSWLTYRMSYLRKPCLIPWVALQAQFGANYARPRDFKKKFLAHLADVLRVYPAARLSEQAKGLLLKPSPTHLPRTSSGRI; translated from the coding sequence ATGGCTCGCATCCTCGTCCAGGCCACCCTTCCGCACAGCCGGCCCCACAAGGGTCCAAACCCGCACGAGTTCGAACGCGTCAACGGCCGCTTCACCCTATACATGAACGCGCCGCCCTCGATAGGCCTACCCTATGGCTCCTATCCGCGCCTCGCGCTCGCCTGGCTCTCGACCGAGGCCGTCCGAACGCGCAACCGCGAGATAGAGCTCGGACCAACCTTCTCGAGTTTCATGTACAAGCTCGGTCTGACGCCCGTGACAGGCAAACGGGGAACGACCTCACGCCTTCGCGATCAGCTCCACCGGCTCTTCTCCACTACGATCCGCTGCAGTTACTCCGACGGGGCCGAAGGCCACGCCGCCGGCGTCGGCTACACCATCGCCCACAGCCACCAACTCTGGTGGTCACCGCGAGATCCGGAGCAACAGCCCCTCTGGAACTCCGTCGTTATCCTGAGCACTGAGTTCTACGACGAGCTCGTCGCCCACGCGGTCCCGATCGACCTCCGGGCGCTCAAAGCGCTCAAGGGCTCGCCGCTCGCCCTCGACATCTACTCGTGGCTCACCTACCGGATGAGCTACCTCCGGAAGCCCTGCCTCATCCCCTGGGTGGCGCTCCAGGCCCAGTTTGGCGCCAACTACGCCCGACCGCGGGACTTCAAGAAGAAGTTCTTGGCTCACCTAGCCGACGTCCTCCGCGTCTACCCAGCGGCGCGCCTCTCGGAGCAGGCGAAGGGCCTGTTGCTCAAGCCCTCGCCGACTCACCTCCCCCGCACTTCGTCCGGCCGCATCTGA